The sequence below is a genomic window from Sphingobacterium sp. ML3W.
CTTTATTAATTCGATTGATAACAAATTAAGCTAAGATTGTAGCATACCACCTATACGATGTAACTGCGATCCTAGCCTAATTATTTACAAAAGGCTAAAAGATAAATAGCCATATCACTATGCAAAATAAAAAAGTAACGTTTATCGATTGGGGGTTGGTTGATTACCAAGAAGCCTGGAATAGACAAGAAGAAATTTTCAATAAAACCTTAGCCGTAAAGCATGACAATCGTGTGAATGAGACAACGGTACCAACAGAAAACTTTCTAATTTTCAACGAGCATCCACATGTCTACACATTAGGTAAATCGGGTAAACCAGAACACCTTTTATTGGATGAAAAAGCATTAGCCGAAAAAGAAGCAACCTACTACAAAATCAATCGCGGTGGTGATATCACCTATCATGGCCCTGGACAAATAGTAGGCTACCCAATAATGGATTTAGACAACTTCTTTACCGATATCCACCTGTATCTACGCACATTAGAAGAAGCTATTATCCTCACATTAAACGATTACGGTATCCAAGCAGGACGATACCCTAGTTTCACAGGCGTATGGATAGATGGGGATAATGAAAAAGCACGTAAAATATGCGCTATGGGCGTCAGAGCAAGCCGTTGGGTCACCATGCATGGATTTGCATTCAATGTGAATGCAGACCTCAGCTATTTCGGTCATATTGTACCCTGTGGTATCGACGACAAAGACGTCACCTCCATGGAAAGAGAGCTGGGCTACAAACCCGATATAAATGAAGTAAAAGATAAGTTAAAAGGGCATATTGCTCATTTATTCGCAATGGAATTGATTTAAAATAAGAGAGGACTGACAGTTGTGAGTCCTCTCTTATTTTAAATTTAACTAACTAACTAACTAACTAACTAACTAACTAACTAACTAACTAACTAACTAACTAACAATAAAACATACTTACATATCGAACTGCCTTCCCATTTTCAAAAGTGATAATGAACATACCCGCATCACCATTTGAAATCCTATAGACATGCGGAGCACCTATCCAGTCGGTCGAAATCAGATGTCCAAAGTGCTTCACAAATTCCTTTTCTTCGTAATTCATATCGATCCGCTCCTGCCCCATCCGTAATGCAATATCATTACTGAAAGAAACCTGATACACAGAACCAACTACTTTCCCGTTTACATTTTCTTCAAATGCCACGATATTATTATCAGATTTATAATAATACAAAGGTTCCCAGCCACATTCAGGCATATCAGGTATATCCTCCATTCTTTTCATCTGAAGTTGCTTCGTCTGATTATCTGTTATCTTGCCATCATAAAGAAGCATTCCCTTCCAATCGAAGTGCATACGCATTTCTTCCACCTCTTTCATCAATAGATCAAATGTTGGTCGATTTTGAAACCGATCTGCGAGAAACAATTCAAAATCAATATCCACCTTTGGATCTTGAAATCCCGCATTTTGATAGGTCTCTTGCCAGTATATCAATGCCTGCTTTAATTTTTCATCATTACCCCATGCAATTTCACGTAGCCTACCCACCAATACCATTTCCTGCTTTTGATCTTTATTTCTTACCTTGAGATATTCCTTTAATACCTTATCATACGTCAATTCCGATCCTAAAAATTTTGCTTGAATAAATTCTGGACTTTCATGAAAATGATCACCAACATATACCCAACCATCCGTGTAAAGCGGTATATAATCGATACAAACCATTTCATTCAGTCGCGCTCGCCTTATAGGCGTACTTGAAACACTTGGTGCATTGCGTACACGCAATTCCGACACTTGCACAAAAAAATGAGGACATTGGCTCCCCTGCGTTCCCCGATAGAAATATTGCGCTGGTTCACCAGCCGAACGCTTACCATACATAGCCCTTTGAAGAGGCTGTTTATTGATAAAACCTATATCGCCGTTACTTACTTGTACCTGATACTGTGTTTGAGAAGAATCCAACACATACACAGGGGCTTCAGTAGAAAATATCCCCAACAAATCCATCTGATTATTTTCAATACGGTAAAGATGTCCCCATTTTGAAGTATAGACAGGACGGTCTCCCGCAGGTTGAGCCATACCTACAATAGGCAAACAAGTAAATAGCACAAAAAATAAAATATATCCTGTTCGTAACATAAAGAAACATTTATAAAATAATTGCAACCATTCAATACTTGCAATATTTTTAAAGAAAAAAAATCTATTAAAACACAAAAATAAAACAAAACCACATCAAATGAAATCACTTGAATCAGGGATTTTTTTCATCTCGGAAAAGTAAAATCAGACCTACTGCTCCGTAGCTAAAAACAAACCCATATAAAACAACAAAAGCTAAATCTTCATGAATGGAAGATTCAGCTTTTATTACCATCACGATACGACAGAACTTAAAAACGGTAAATTGAATAGCTATGCTTACATAACAGCCAAGACGATACTTACTCCCGCTCGAGAAAAGAGATTTGCTTTTCGAGAGCAAGTATTATTTTCTCTTGCGTACGAACCGTTTGTTCTAAAGCATTGATCACTTTATTTAGCGCATCCACCATCAAGTCCGATCTCTCATCCGCTGCAGGAGTATGGTATATAACAGGTATTCTCTCCATACCTGCCGAATCCTTATACATATCTCCTACCCCCATTAACAACCAGGTCGGACTCACGTCATCGTATTTATTCAAAATAAGAATCATCGCATCAGAACTCAAAGCAGAATACTTTTGTACCCCCTTAAAATTTGCATAAGAAAGTCCCAAACCTTCAAAGAAAACCGCCTTATTGATTCCCTTACTTTCCGAAATTAATAAGACCCGTTCTTTAACACCAGCCATAAATTCCCTTAATTATTTTACCTAAAATCCCCACCAGAACAGTAAGCATCAGCATAAAATCATAAAATAAAAACCTAATCCCAATAACAATCATAGCAATAGATCAAAGGTAGATCGAAACCAAATCATTTCCTTTAGACATGCAATGCCATCAATATGCTTATAGACATTCTGTTCTTGAATACTCAAATTATTTCTTTTTTAAAGTATCAAGTTCAGATTCATACACCGACAATTGTCTTTCCATGAAGAAAATTATCTTTTCTTGCGATTTAATTGTAACATTTTGTGTCGAAACAACTTGCTGCAAAGCATGGATTACTGCATTACTAACCCCATCCAACTCTGCATTCAGATAAGTTTCACTACCCTCAACAACAATAGGTTTAGGTTTCAACATTTCCCCTTCACCCCGTAACAACCATTCCGCAGAATAGTCTGGATAATTTTCCATTAAACTAATTAACCACTTGGATTGAATATCCGTACCATTAGTCAATGCACGGGTAAAAACACCCTTACTAGCTCCAATAGTGGCTTCGAAAGCCGATACGCTCCTCCCCTCATGGTCAGCAACTAGTTTAATTCTCTTCAAAATAGAACTCATAAATGCAAATTTTATTCAAATTAACTTGTTTTGATTAAAAATAGTTCTTATATTAGTTTTAACGAAGACAATTATTAATAACCAATTTAACCAAAAATTTATGATGAAAAATACACAAAAGAAACTAAAAGCGAAACATTTTCGCTATTTAAGTAAAGATATCATCAAAAATCCGATGATATACCTCCGTGAATATTTCTGGAATCACACCAATATATTCTATTGGCAAAACGACATCAATCTCTTTGTTACGTGCGGAGCTTATCCAACGATGTCTAATGGTGATGATACCGAAAATGGTTTCCATTGCAAAAAAATGATACAACAGATAGAAGTCGCTTATGTCATTTTCAAACAATGTGGTCTACCAAAACACCGTAATCCGTTACAATTATTTGATAAACGAGAAGATTATTACAACTACACGCATGACTTTGAATTCACCAGTCATGGCAAAAGAAATCCGCATGAATTAATCAGCAAATTTTTTTCCTTCCAGACTTTAAGAAAATGGTATGAAACGATGGATGAACTGATGCAGCAACTGACCCTGAAAAAAGCAAACGATCATGATCAGTTTGGAGATAAAATAGTGGCCATTCGTGAGCTCCTTATTCGACTTGCATATGCGCTATACTATATCTACGAAGATCAGGGCCTTATCGTGCCCGTACCTTCTTATGTCAAAACTGAGCCAGCAGAAACAGCTAAAAGTCTGAAAGAATAATCTAAAACAAATAATAAGGCGTCTAAAACAATGCTACACTTCCATCTTCATATCTACTACACGAATAGCTATATCAAGATACCACACACTTAAAAAGTGTAGCAAAAAATAAGATCAATACCCAACTTGACGAAGACCATATAGACGCCCTATCTACAATTCCCCTCAATAAATTACCCGTTAATTACGATTATGAAAAAGAAAAAACTAGTTAAAGACTATTCCCAGTCCAGCTCATCATCCGAGTCTGAAGACATAGGAGGAGTAATATCAGGAAGTTTTTGTTCAACAAAATGACATAATTGCCCATCCCGAATCAATAAAGCATCAAATATTTCGGCAGTCATATACACCTTATTGTTGGACAGAAACTCATCCTCTCCTTGAGCAGAAACTAACCAAACACGAACAGAAGCGAGACATAATAGTAATACATTGGGTTTATCCTTTATGGAAAATCGAATCGAACGTGAGTCCCTATCCTCATCATTAGTAATGATTAACTCCTTACTTGAACAGTGCTCCAACCTATTTTCATTATCTATCGATATTTGGATACAGTGCATTCTAACAATAACTTTGGATGCTCTTTCTGGAAACAAATGAAACTCCCGCGCGTAGGTAGGTGGCATCGTGAGGCAGACTTCCCCTTTGTCAGATTGAAAATCTGCTGTTGGATAATTTCTAAAGAAACTTTGCCAACTGTTCTTCTTTGAAAATCGAAAATTTCTTAACGATTCCACGCTCCCGTAACCCAATTTTAACTGTCCTAATTCATGTACCTGATCATTACGTACTGCTTGGTAAACTTGATTAGCAAAACGTGAAAAAGTATCTGTTTGACGTGGTTCATTTTCCAAAATCTTCAATATGCTGTAAATCCTACTCGCCAATTTTCTGCTGTAGCTAAAATCAATAGACGTTAATTTGCTATTATCACTCAAATTATAATCTTTCCCCTTCTTTCTATATGGATTTTTAGGTCTTTCAAAATTGAACATAGACTGTTATACACTGGTTATCATTAAAATTAGGTTATTTATCAGACAATAACAACCTCTATAACAATTCATTAATTAACAGTAGAAAAGTCCACTGAAGTCCATCAAACTCCTTAAAAGTCCATATAAGTGCCAACAGTGTCCGAGGTCGGTTCGGAAATGATGGGTAACAACTGCGCATCATCTTCGGGTCTGATTCGACTTTGCTTCGACCATTGTTCGGCAACGCTTCGAAACCGAGGCAAACAACAGTCAAATAAACCGCACGCTTAAGCGAAACCAGTATCGAGGTAATCACGAAACATATTCAAACAATTTCCAAACCATACCCGAATAATCCAAAATACAAAGTTGAGGCCTCCATATCCAACATATAGCGAACAGCATGCAAAAAACTATGCACCATCAGAGTGAAGCTTGTGATTAATTAAATAGGATTTAAAGAAGCTATATTAGACCTAATAAACGTGATATAGAGATTAACGTACAACTTCACATTCAGCCTGTACTGATATAGAATGAATATCAAATATTTCTGTTTCTTCAAACCGAGTTGCTACAGAAAGGAAAATATCTTCACAGTGTGGTCTAAATGTGTCATGAACAATCTCAACGGTGTTGTTTTCTCCGGAAAGGTGGGTCAACATGAGGTGTTTTAGACGTGGTGAACGGTGATTGATGAATAAATCAAGGGCAACAGTATTGGAAAGGTGTCCCCAACCGCTACTGATTCTATTTTTCAAAAAATATGAATAGCGTCCATTTTTAAGCATGTCTTCATCAAAATTGGACTCCAATAATAAGACATCCGAATGTTTGATGACATGTTGCACATTTTTACAGGGGCGCCCAATATCGGTCAAAACACCAATATTATACGTTCCATCAGAAATCAAAAAACTACAAGGCTCTTTTGCATCATGATACTTGGGTATTCCATAAATTTTCATTTCTCCGACCGTCGTAACCGTATCTGCATCGATATAATGGACTAAATGAGCAGGTAGATGCAATCTTGTTCCTTCATAACTTCCTTCAGTGATATATACGGGTATATCGTATTTTTTCACAAAAACAGATAACCCTCGAATATGGTCGGTATGTTCATGCGTGATAAAAACTGCTTTAATCTTTGTCGGATCAATCCCTAAATTGAACATACGCAAATGGATATGCTTGTTGTTAATCCCAGCATCTACCAAAATTGCAGTCTCGCCCTTTGCGATATAATAACAATTTCCATTACTGCCCGAAGCAATAGCACAATATTTCATCTGTAATTAATTTGTTCTTTTAAAGGCCATATGGAAAATCAAAACCAAATTATTCATCTTTAATTTCTATTTTCAATGGCCTCCATACTACTTCGTGGTCTTTTGTTTGTGCCACCTGCCTATATGGATATTTCGTGACAGCACCTACAATTTAATTAACATTCAGGTAAGCTTAAAGGAATTTGGACAGCCAATCCACCATCCGCAGTTTCTTTATACTTGACATTCATATCCAATGCTGTTTCCCACATGGTTTTAACCACCGCATCCAGACTTACTTTGGCTTTATCAGGATTTGACTGCAATGCTAATTGGGCTGCTGTAATGGCTTTAATAGCTCCCATGGTATTACGTTCGATGCAGGGAATCTGAACCAGACCACCTATTGGATCACAGGTTAAGCCTAAGTGATGTTCCATCGCAATCTCTGCTGCCATCAAAACCTGTCTTTGAGACCCTCCAAGACATTCGGTCAAGGCTCCTGCAGCCATCGCTGATGACACACCAATCTCCGCTTGACAACCACCCATTGCGGCTGAAATGGTAGCACCTTTTTTAAAGATGGAACCAATCTCCGAAGCTGTTAAGATAAATTGAATGATTTTATCGTCCGCCCCCCCATTATGGAAAGTAATGAAATACTGCAATACCGCAGGAATAACTCCCGACGCACCATTAGTAGGTGCCGTAACGACTCTCCCAAATGATGCGTTTTCTTCATTCACCGCTAACGCAAAGCAACTCACCCAGTCTAAGATGTATTGAAAATTTTCACCCCCGGCTTTTATGGCTGCAACCCAACTTTCATAATCATGGTACGTGCGGTCTTTGAGCAATCGATGATTCAGCTTAGCTGCTCTTCGTTCTACATTTAATCCTCCTGGCAGAATACCTGAGGTATGGCAACCACGGTATATACACTCAGATATTGTTTTATAGATATTGAGCACCCCAGCACACGTTTCTTCTTCTTCGCGCCAAGCATGTTCATTTTCCAATACAAGATCCGATATTTTTAATCCGGTGGTCCGGCACCAATGCAATAAATCCTGAGCTGTTTCTACTGGAAATGGTAAATCCACCTCCGATAAAGGTCCACTTTCATCATTTTCCTGAACAACAAATCCACCACCGATGGAATAATAGGTTTCACTCACAGCTTTTCCATCTTTTAAAAAAGCTTGAAAAGTAACCGCATTGGGATGAAAAGGAAGACTTTCACTATATAGAAACAGTAAGTCTTCTTTATAGGTGAAAGGAACAGTATGAATACCCGCCAATTGCAATTCCTCTATTGATTTTATATGTTCTACTTTTGGTGTTACCTGATTAACATCAAAAGTCACAGGATCATCTCCACTCAGTCCCAATAGCACAGCGATATCCGTTCCGTGTCCTGTGCCTGTTTTAGCCAAGGAACCATACAATAAAATCTTGACGGACTCCACGATATCAAGCACAGCTTTATCCTGCAATACTTTCGTAAATTGCTGTGCAGCACGCCAAGGACCTAAGGTATGTGAACTCGATGGTCCAATACCAATTTTAAACATATCAAAAACGGAAATTTGCTCTTTGCTCATTCTTTATTTATAAAGCGCTATTAAAATGGTGTTTTTAGGACAGTCCAAAAACATTGCAATTTACAGAATATAAAACAACAACAAAGTTCTTACAAAGATTTAATACTTTATCAATAAAGCTTAATTATCTTTGTTAACTTATCATTAAACAAATGAGATTTAAACACCTTCTGCACTTACTTGGAGTATTTTTTTTAATCGCAATAACCGCACAAGTTCTACACGCTCAACCTAGTCCCAAAAGAGAAGTTCGAGGGGTTTGGATTGCTACGGTTGGTAACATTGATTGGCCAACTTTAGCGACTGGAACGAATGTTGATAAACAAAAAAAAGAACTTGTACATATCTTGGATGAGCATAAAAGATCGGGTATGAATACCATTCTTTTTCAAATTCGCCCTGCTGCTGATGCATTCTATGGAAGAGGTCGTGAAGCATGGAGCCGCTACTTAACCGGTAAACAAGGGAAGGCCCCAGAACCATTCTACGACCCTTTGGATTTTATCATCGACGAATGTCATAAAAGAGGAATGGAACTACACGCATGGATCAATCCTTATCGTGCATCGACTACCCTGAATCCTAATCATTTTTCGGAAGATCACATCACAAAAAAGAAACCTGACTGGTTTTTTACTTATGCAGGTAAGAAATTATTCAATCCTGGCATTCCAGAAGTACGACAGTACATCATCGATGTTATCATGGATGTCGTCAACAACTATGATATCGATGGAGTTCATTTTGATGACTACTTCTACCCTTATCCCGATAGCCGCAATACGGCGATTCCTGACCGAGTCACCTATGGTCAATATCCCAATAACATCGCTAACATCGAAGATTGGCGAAGAAACAATGTGGATGTATTGATTCGTGATTTAGGAATTGCAATCAAAGCAAAGAAACCTTATGTAAAATATGGTGTCAGCCCTTTTGGTATTTGGGATAATAAAAATGGTGCTAATGGCGGTTCTGACACGCGCGGTTTAAGTGGTTATCGTACCCTATTCGCTGACGGGGTAAAATGGGTTCAGGAAGGATGGATCGATTACATCAATCCGCAGATCTATTTCCCTTTTCACAACCGTGCCGCGGCATATGAAATATTGGTCGAATGGTGGCAACATCACACCTATGGTCGTCATTTTTACATTGGACATGGTGCTTACCGTGTCAATGAGCAGAAGCCGGGCTGGACTGACCGCAGTCAGATTCCCCGACAGATCCGTTACCTACGTGAGCAGCCCAATGTACAAGGTAGCATATTCTTTAGTTCTAAATCATTGACAGATAATTTGGCGGGTCTTCAAGACTCCTTGACATATAATTTGTACCAAGCTTGTTCGTTACCTCCAACGATGCCTTGGATAGATAGCATAGCTCCAAATGCACCATTTGGCCTACAGCTCCATACTTCAGAGAACGGCATGAACAATCACTTGGTCTGGCAAAAACCGGATCGTGCAGCTGATGATCAATCTGCTTATGGATATATCGTTTATAGATTCGAAGAAGGAGAGAAAACAGATCTAAATAATACAAGAAAAATCATTCATATCACTTATAATGAAGATGATTTACAATACGAGGATAACGACTTGGGTAAGAATAAACAATATTACTATTTCGTGACGGCACTAGATCGTATGAAAAATGAAAGTGAACCTTCCAATATCAGAAGTACCCAGAAAACTCTTGACTACAATCATGCCTATACGATGCAATAAATACAGCATTAAATGATGTCAGTTGAAAAGGTCAATTTTTAAAATGAAATTGACCTTTTCAATTTATTTCAACAATGCATCACGGTACTCAACCGTAATCGCCGGCAATAGAATTTCTTGTCCTTCGTTTTTTAAGGAATCAGCATAAGCGTTGGTACTGCTTATTGCTTTAAGATAAGATGACACTAATTCATCTGAAACCTGAATTTCTTTACCCTCTTTAATATTGACGACATACTGATTATCCACCAATTTCACTTGTCCGAAAAAACGATAAGCAGCGGCTTTCAATAAAGCCAAATCAGCTATCGATAGTTCCTCTATTCGCGCTCCTGCAGGTAATGTAACATCGATAAAGGTATTTCCCTTAGCTAAACTATCAATAGGTGCATCTAAGGGTATAGCGGCTAAAGCAGCTAAATTAAGAACCGGTACTCCGGCTTCTTGTTTGTTCTGACAACCGATAAATAATACCATTGCCAATATCAGGGATAATAAAGTACGCATATGCAATAGTATAAATAAAAAGGGCTTTTCAACGAATCGAAAAGCCCTTTTTGTTATTTCCTTACACTGCTATTACTTTAGCAATTCTTCCAATTTTGAATGTAATTCTTCACCACGTAAGTTTGAAGCTACAATTTTACCAGTTGGGTCTATCAGGAAGTTTTGCGGAATACCACGCACTTCGTATAAACCAACAGGAGCAGATTTCCAACCTTGTAGATCGGATACATGTTGCCATTGTCCCAATTCATCAGTAGCAATAGCTTTCATCCAAGCATCTTTTTTACCGGGATTATCCAAAGAGACTCCGAATACAGTAAAGTTTTTATCCTTAAATTTATTAAATGCCGCTACCACATTTGGGTTTTCTTGACGACATGGTCCACACCAGCTAGCCCAAAAATCCAATAACACATATTTTCCTCTTAACGAAGAGAGTGCAATCTCATTTCCTGCTGTATCCGGTAATGAGAAATCAGGTGCCATTGATCCAACAGCAACTGCTTTCAATTTCTCAATTCTACTCGCTAATGCTTGTCCTTTTTTACTGTTTTTCAAATCTGCAGACAAAGCCTGAAAACTAGGGATAATCAATGTATTGACATTCTCTGCATCCAATTTGTCCGACAATAAATCTAATGTAATAAAGCTAGATTTGTTATCCTTAATGAATTGCTCATCTGCTTTCTCTTGTTGTTCATTAATTTCACCAGCTTCTTTTTGTAGGCCTGCAATAAAAGTTTGATCGTTTCTTTGTTCGTCAGTCGCATCAGCATAACGTTTGTTTAGCGCTTGAAATGCATCTGAGTAAGGTTTAACCGCAGATTGGTATTTTGCAAAATCATTATTGAGTGCATTACCTGAAATAACTGCGTTTTTCATCTCATCATTAGACTCCACTTTGATTACA
It includes:
- a CDS encoding glycoside hydrolase family 10 protein, which translates into the protein MRFKHLLHLLGVFFLIAITAQVLHAQPSPKREVRGVWIATVGNIDWPTLATGTNVDKQKKELVHILDEHKRSGMNTILFQIRPAADAFYGRGREAWSRYLTGKQGKAPEPFYDPLDFIIDECHKRGMELHAWINPYRASTTLNPNHFSEDHITKKKPDWFFTYAGKKLFNPGIPEVRQYIIDVIMDVVNNYDIDGVHFDDYFYPYPDSRNTAIPDRVTYGQYPNNIANIEDWRRNNVDVLIRDLGIAIKAKKPYVKYGVSPFGIWDNKNGANGGSDTRGLSGYRTLFADGVKWVQEGWIDYINPQIYFPFHNRAAAYEILVEWWQHHTYGRHFYIGHGAYRVNEQKPGWTDRSQIPRQIRYLREQPNVQGSIFFSSKSLTDNLAGLQDSLTYNLYQACSLPPTMPWIDSIAPNAPFGLQLHTSENGMNNHLVWQKPDRAADDQSAYGYIVYRFEEGEKTDLNNTRKIIHITYNEDDLQYEDNDLGKNKQYYYFVTALDRMKNESEPSNIRSTQKTLDYNHAYTMQ
- a CDS encoding MBL fold metallo-hydrolase, with the protein product MKYCAIASGSNGNCYYIAKGETAILVDAGINNKHIHLRMFNLGIDPTKIKAVFITHEHTDHIRGLSVFVKKYDIPVYITEGSYEGTRLHLPAHLVHYIDADTVTTVGEMKIYGIPKYHDAKEPCSFLISDGTYNIGVLTDIGRPCKNVQHVIKHSDVLLLESNFDEDMLKNGRYSYFLKNRISSGWGHLSNTVALDLFINHRSPRLKHLMLTHLSGENNTVEIVHDTFRPHCEDIFLSVATRFEETEIFDIHSISVQAECEVVR
- the lipB gene encoding lipoyl(octanoyl) transferase LipB; protein product: MQNKKVTFIDWGLVDYQEAWNRQEEIFNKTLAVKHDNRVNETTVPTENFLIFNEHPHVYTLGKSGKPEHLLLDEKALAEKEATYYKINRGGDITYHGPGQIVGYPIMDLDNFFTDIHLYLRTLEEAIILTLNDYGIQAGRYPSFTGVWIDGDNEKARKICAMGVRASRWVTMHGFAFNVNADLSYFGHIVPCGIDDKDVTSMERELGYKPDINEVKDKLKGHIAHLFAMELI
- a CDS encoding TlpA disulfide reductase family protein; amino-acid sequence: MKKGILLGLSFIPAFIFAQESFTVTGKIKGASDKAKVFMQYAENNARKIDSTTVSGGQFKFNGSVAGPVKAYLILSADGTSIQEIRNPDLTQVYLSNGVIKVESNDEMKNAVISGNALNNDFAKYQSAVKPYSDAFQALNKRYADATDEQRNDQTFIAGLQKEAGEINEQQEKADEQFIKDNKSSFITLDLLSDKLDAENVNTLIIPSFQALSADLKNSKKGQALASRIEKLKAVAVGSMAPDFSLPDTAGNEIALSSLRGKYVLLDFWASWCGPCRQENPNVVAAFNKFKDKNFTVFGVSLDNPGKKDAWMKAIATDELGQWQHVSDLQGWKSAPVGLYEVRGIPQNFLIDPTGKIVASNLRGEELHSKLEELLK
- a CDS encoding L-serine ammonia-lyase yields the protein MSKEQISVFDMFKIGIGPSSSHTLGPWRAAQQFTKVLQDKAVLDIVESVKILLYGSLAKTGTGHGTDIAVLLGLSGDDPVTFDVNQVTPKVEHIKSIEELQLAGIHTVPFTYKEDLLFLYSESLPFHPNAVTFQAFLKDGKAVSETYYSIGGGFVVQENDESGPLSEVDLPFPVETAQDLLHWCRTTGLKISDLVLENEHAWREEEETCAGVLNIYKTISECIYRGCHTSGILPGGLNVERRAAKLNHRLLKDRTYHDYESWVAAIKAGGENFQYILDWVSCFALAVNEENASFGRVVTAPTNGASGVIPAVLQYFITFHNGGADDKIIQFILTASEIGSIFKKGATISAAMGGCQAEIGVSSAMAAGALTECLGGSQRQVLMAAEIAMEHHLGLTCDPIGGLVQIPCIERNTMGAIKAITAAQLALQSNPDKAKVSLDAVVKTMWETALDMNVKYKETADGGLAVQIPLSLPEC